A region from the Candidatus Sysuiplasma jiujiangense genome encodes:
- a CDS encoding SDR family oxidoreductase, with amino-acid sequence MDVKGKIVVVTGGSSGIGRAIVEGLIDGGAKVVTCHRGDEQGAAELADYVSRKGHAADFEIVDADVSKKGTSELLRKAAVDKFGALNGWVNNAAIQILSRSEELSETEWHKILSVNLDGYFFGCQAAARHFIATGSSGSIVNITSGVNLLAVKFLAAYTASKGAVASLTRCLAVEWGRYGIRVNSLAPGATDTPLNKTLYTPEVRKTYNDRIPLGHIALPEEIADAAIFLISDASRYVSGHELVVDGGLNYNGTVYQPLG; translated from the coding sequence ATGGATGTTAAGGGAAAAATAGTCGTTGTAACCGGCGGCTCAAGCGGAATAGGGAGAGCGATAGTTGAGGGTCTTATTGACGGCGGCGCAAAAGTGGTAACCTGCCATCGCGGGGATGAACAGGGAGCTGCGGAGCTTGCAGATTATGTGTCACGTAAAGGGCATGCGGCAGATTTCGAGATTGTTGACGCCGATGTATCAAAAAAGGGGACATCGGAATTGCTTCGGAAAGCTGCCGTGGATAAATTCGGTGCGCTTAACGGCTGGGTCAACAATGCTGCAATACAGATACTGTCAAGGTCTGAGGAACTGAGCGAAACTGAGTGGCACAAAATACTTTCTGTAAATCTCGATGGCTATTTCTTTGGCTGCCAGGCGGCTGCCCGGCACTTCATAGCTACGGGCTCTTCGGGCAGCATTGTCAACATTACATCCGGCGTAAATCTCCTTGCTGTCAAATTTCTGGCCGCATACACGGCATCCAAAGGAGCGGTTGCGTCGCTCACGAGATGCCTTGCAGTCGAATGGGGACGATACGGCATCAGGGTCAATTCACTCGCGCCCGGGGCCACCGACACGCCGCTGAATAAAACACTCTATACCCCCGAGGTGAGGAAGACATACAACGACAGGATACCGCTGGGGCACATTGCGTTGCCGGAAGAAATTGCCGATGCGGCAATTTTTCTCATTTCGGATGCAAGCAGGTACGTGAGCGGTCACGAACTTGTTGTTGACGGGGGCCTCAATTACAACGGCACCGTTTATCAGCCGCTCGGATAG
- a CDS encoding sugar phosphate isomerase/epimerase: MQGPGLIAFPKGYFDDLCSGNRPLESWIEEASKLGVDGIEMYPYFYQKKSEGDVLRIHDYAKSRGLLVPMMCTSPDFTNPDREYRKGQIDDMLFWIKTMSKSETGGRIRTCRVLSGQRRPQISREDGIGWVVESIEKLIPYAEEYGVHLVMENHYKDGRWIYPEFAQSIDIFEEIVNSIHSPWFGINYDPSNALVSGQDPIEVLGKFKRRILTMHASDRHLKSGYSLEDLKKYTGVGYPESLEHGVVGTGLIDYDSVFGILKEIDFNGWISIEDGVNGNMDLVRSVSFLAGKIRRTFR; encoded by the coding sequence ATGCAAGGACCCGGTTTGATTGCGTTTCCCAAAGGTTATTTCGATGACCTCTGCAGCGGAAACAGACCCCTCGAAAGCTGGATAGAAGAAGCTTCCAAACTCGGCGTTGACGGCATTGAAATGTATCCGTATTTCTACCAGAAAAAAAGCGAAGGGGACGTACTCAGAATTCATGACTATGCAAAATCCAGGGGGCTTCTGGTGCCAATGATGTGCACTTCCCCCGACTTTACGAATCCAGACAGGGAATACAGGAAAGGCCAGATTGATGATATGCTCTTCTGGATAAAGACGATGTCGAAGTCTGAAACCGGAGGCAGGATTAGAACATGCAGGGTTCTTTCCGGTCAGAGGCGTCCTCAGATCTCAAGGGAGGACGGAATCGGCTGGGTTGTCGAATCCATCGAGAAGCTTATTCCCTACGCCGAGGAATACGGCGTGCATCTGGTGATGGAAAACCACTACAAGGACGGGAGATGGATTTACCCGGAGTTCGCGCAGTCTATAGATATTTTCGAGGAAATAGTCAACAGCATTCACTCACCATGGTTTGGAATCAATTACGATCCTTCGAACGCGCTTGTTTCCGGACAGGATCCAATTGAGGTGCTCGGAAAATTCAAACGGCGAATACTTACCATGCATGCCAGCGACAGACATCTGAAGAGCGGCTACTCATTGGAGGATCTGAAAAAATATACAGGTGTGGGTTATCCTGAGTCACTCGAGCACGGCGTTGTCGGCACGGGGCTGATCGATTATGACAGTGTTTTTGGAATCCTGAAGGAAATTGATTTCAACGGATGGATATCTATCGAGGACGGAGTGAACGGAAACATGGATCTTGTGCGCTCTGTTTCATTCCTTGCCGGCAAAATCCGCAGAACCTTCAGATGA
- a CDS encoding orotidine 5'-phosphate decarboxylase: MKLTKGDLKKPTVQVSLDLETIREAEPIAEIAMESGVDWLEVGTPLLLGEGLHAVSHFRKKFPGTPIVADLKTMDGGYLETEMMAKAGANFVVVMAASHPATVRATIRAARDYGIYVMGDILGRSDRVRAAEELEEAGVDVVIAHLGFDERGENGGSPVDFLREIVDAVDCPVQAVGGLSIRDLPKLPALGAPLVVVGAPLVIDGHSFSPASESSEIRKVLKEVVSLVKHPNTA; this comes from the coding sequence ATGAAACTGACGAAAGGAGATCTGAAAAAACCTACTGTCCAGGTCTCCCTGGATCTGGAAACGATAAGGGAAGCCGAACCGATTGCGGAAATAGCCATGGAGTCGGGCGTGGACTGGCTGGAGGTCGGCACACCGTTGCTGCTCGGCGAAGGTCTGCACGCCGTGTCCCATTTCAGAAAAAAATTTCCAGGTACGCCGATAGTGGCAGACCTGAAGACGATGGACGGAGGATATCTTGAGACAGAAATGATGGCAAAGGCAGGCGCAAATTTTGTCGTCGTGATGGCTGCAAGTCATCCTGCCACCGTCAGGGCCACGATACGGGCAGCCCGCGACTACGGCATATACGTCATGGGAGACATTCTGGGCAGAAGCGACAGGGTAAGGGCTGCCGAAGAACTCGAGGAGGCGGGGGTGGATGTTGTCATCGCCCATCTCGGATTCGATGAGAGGGGCGAGAACGGCGGCAGTCCGGTTGACTTCCTGCGGGAGATAGTGGATGCCGTTGACTGCCCGGTTCAGGCAGTAGGCGGTCTGTCTATCAGGGATCTGCCTAAACTGCCCGCTCTCGGAGCCCCGCTTGTTGTGGTCGGAGCCCCGCTGGTGATTGACGGGCACTCCTTCTCGCCTGCTTCCGAATCATCAGAAATACGAAAGGTTCTCAAAGAAGTCGTATCCCTCGTAAAGCACCCGAACACTGCATGA